In Poecilia reticulata strain Guanapo linkage group LG17, Guppy_female_1.0+MT, whole genome shotgun sequence, the following proteins share a genomic window:
- the LOC103479978 gene encoding WD repeat-containing protein 37 isoform X5, with protein sequence MPVESSSSSGSRQAKQKRKSHSLSIRRTNSTEQDRSGLQRELLEGQDSKLPLTLRTNLLDLFSQIEREFENLYLENIELRREIESLNDRLAADGQAVEGADLAKGALKTKASHSTSQLSQKLKTTYKASTSKIVSSFKATTSRAVCQLVKEYVSHRDGIWDLSATRAQPVVLGTASADHTAMLWSIETGKCLLKYLGHQGSVNSIKFHPSEQIALTASGDQTAHIWRYMVQLPTPQPVADTTTPCEDDVDSSDKDDVDGDAEGPNDCPSVRVPTTTLRSHQGVVIAADWLVGGKQVVTASWDRAANLYDVETSELVHSLTGHDQELTHCCTHPNQRLVVTSSRDTTFRLWDFRDPSIHSVNVFQGHTDTVTSAVFTVGDNVVSGSDDRTVKVWDLKNMRSPIATIRTDSAVNRISVSVNQKIIALPHDNRQVRLFDMSGVRLARLPRSNRQGHRRMVCCSAWCEDNAACNLFTCGFDRQAIGWNINIPALLQEK encoded by the exons GACTCCAAGCTGCCTCTGACCCTGAGGACCAACCTGTTGGATCTGTTCAGTCAGATCGAGAGAGAGTTCGAAAACCTCTACCTGGAAAATATCGAAC TCCGCAGAGAAATCGAATCCCTGAACGATCGCTTGGCTGCAGACGGACAAGCAGTCGAAGGAGCAGATTTAGCAAAAGGAGCTCTGAAAACGAAAG CCAGCCACAGCACCAGCCAGCTGTctcagaaactgaaaacaacctACAAGGCGTCCACAAGCAAG ATTGTGTCCAGCTTCAAAGCGACCACGTCCAGAGCGGTTTGCCAGCTGGTGAAGGAGTATGTCAGCCACAGGGACGGCATCTGGGACCTCAGCGCCACGCGCGCCCAGCCTGTGGTGCTCGGTACCGCGTCTGCAG ACCACACTGCCATGCTGTGGAGCATTGAGACCGGAAAGTGCCTCCTGAAGTACCTGGGCCACCAGGGATCAG TTAACTCCATTAAGTTCCACCCCAGTGAACAGATTGCTCTGACTG CCTCTGGAGATCAGACGGCTCACATCTGGAGGTACATGGTGCAGCTTCCCACTCCTCAGCCCGTCGCTGACACCACT ACGCCCTGTGAAGACGACGTGGACTCCTCGGATAAAGACGACGTGGACGGCGATGCAGAGGGCCCGAACGACTGCCCTTCGGTCCGCGTGCCGACCACGACGCTGCGCAGCCATCAGGGCGTGGTGATCGCTGCCGATTGGCTGGTGGGGGGCAAACAGGTGGTGACGGCCTCCTGGGACCGAGCCGCCAACCTGTACGACGTGGAGACCTCGGAGTTGGTCCACTCGCTCACTG GTCATGATCAGGAGCTGACCCACTGCTGCACCCACCCCAACCAGCGCCTGGTGGTCACGTCCTCCAGAGACACCACCTTCCGGCTGTGGGACTTCAGAGACCCGTCCATCCACTCCGTCAACGTCTTCCAGGGACACACAGA CACGGTGACGTCCGCCGTCTTCACCGTGGGAGACAACGTGGTGTCGGGCAGCGACGATCGCACCGTCAAGGTGTGGGACCTGAAGAACATGCGGTCGCCCATAGCAACCATTCGCACCGACTCTGCCGTCAACAG GATCAGCGTGTCGGTGAACCAGAAGATCATCGCCCTTCCTCACGACAATCGGCAGGTCCGACTGTTCGACATGTCCGGAGTGCGACTGGCTCGGCTGCCGCGGAGCAACAGACAG GGTCACCGTCGGATGGTTTGCTGCTCCGCCTGGTGTGAGGACAACGCCGCCTGCAACCTGTTCACCTGCGGCTTCGACAGGCAGGCCATCGGCTGGAACATCAACATCCCGGCTCTGCTGCAGGAGAAATaa
- the LOC103479979 gene encoding tripartite motif-containing protein 16-like, with amino-acid sequence MEQNQLDRETFSCSICLDLLKDPVTIPCGHSYCMSCIKTFWDKGEQKKSYHCPQCRHSFTQKPFLQKSTIVAALVEQLKKTGFQAAPANHCYAGHEDVACDFCTGRKLKAIKSCLVCLVSYCEKHLQPHYDEPQLKKHKLVEPSKNLQETICSQHGKVIDIFCHTDQKCICYLCSVDEHKGHETVSAAAERTERQRELEERRGNIQQRIQDREKDVKXLXQEVEAINHSADKTVEDSEKIFTELIRLLQKRSSDVKQQIRSQQETEVSRVKDVQEKLEQEISELKRKDAELEQLSHTEDHNQFLLNYPSLPALRESTHSSSINIRPLRHFEDVTAAVSELRDKLQDVLRDSWTNISLMVTEVGVLLPEPEPKTRAGFLKHSCKITLDPNTAQMQVLLSEGNSKVTWMDQPQSYSSHPGRFTNYWQVLSKESLTGRRYWEVEWSGIQVLIAVAYKDISRGGDESSFGGNEESWALACCKYGYEFGHNNIWTSTRGPCSSRVGVYLDHSAGILSFYRVSKTMTLIHRVQNRFTQPLHAGVYVSLESTVKFCKPK; translated from the exons ATGGAGCAGAATCAGTTGGACCGAGAAACTTTCTCCTGTTCGATCTGTTTGGATCTACTGAAGGATCCGGTGACGattccctgtggacacagctactgtatgagctgtattaaaactttctggGACAAAGGTGAGCAGAAGAAAAGCTACCACTGCCCTCAATGCAGGCACTCATTCACACAAAAGCCTTTTCTACAGAAGAGCACCATCGTAGCAGCTTTAGtagagcagctgaagaagactgGATTCCAAGCTGCTCCTGCTAATCACTGCTATGCTGGACAtgaagatgtggcctgtgatTTCTGCACTGGGAGAAAACTGAAGGCCATCAAGTCCTGTTTAGTTTGTTTGGTCTCTTATTGTGAGAAACACCTTCAGCCTCATTATGATGAGCCTCAGTTAAAGAAGCATAAGCTGGTGGAGCCGTCCAAGAACCTCCAGGAGACCATCTGCTCTCAGCATGGTAAGGTGATTGATATCTTTTGCCATACTGATCAGAAGTGTATCTGTTATCTCTGCTCTGTGGATGAACATAAAGGTCATGAGACAgtgtcagctgcagcagaaaggactgagaggcagagagagctggaggagagacgaggaaacatccagcagagaatccaggacagagagaaagatgtgAAGCBGCTTHADCAGGAGGTGGAGGCCATCAATCACTCTGCTGATAAAACAGTGGAGGACAGTGAGAAGATCTTCACTGAGCTGATCCGTCTCCTCCAGAAAAGAAGCTCtgatgtgaagcagcagatcagatcccagcaggaaactgaagtgagtcgagtcaaagatgttcaggagaagctggagcaggagatcagtgagctgaagaggaaagacgctgagctggagcagctctcacacacagaggatcacaaccagtttctcctcaactaCCCCTCACTGCCAGCACTCAGGGAGTCGACACACTCATCCAGCATCAACATCCGTCCTCTGAGACACTTTGAGgacgtgacagcagctgtgtcagagctcagagacaaactacaggAYGTCCTGAGAGACTCATggacaaacatctcactgatgGTCACTGAG GTGGGTGTTTTActgccagaaccagaaccaaagaccAGAGCTGGATTCTTAAAGCATTCATGTAAAATCACTCTGGATCCCAACACAGCACAAATGCAAGTGTTATTGTCAGAGGGGAATAGCAAGGTGACATGGATGGATCAACCTCAGTCTTATTCTAGTCATCCAGGCAGATTCACTAATTACTGGCAGGTTCTGAGTAAagagagtctgactggacgtcgttactgggaggtggagtggagCGGGATACAGGTTCTTATAGCAGTTGCATACAAGGATATCAGCAGAGGAGGGGATGAATCTTCATTTGGTGGTAATGAGGAATCCTGGGCATTAGCATGTTGCAAATATGGTTATGAATTCGGTCACAACAACATCTGGACCTCCACCCGAGGTCCTTGTTCCTCCAGAGTCGGAGTGTACCTGGACCACAGTGCAggtattctgtccttctacagagtcTCTAAAACCATGactctgatccacagagtccagaaCAGATTCACTCAGCCGCTACATGCTGGAGTTTATGTATCATTGGAGTCAACTGTTAAATTCTGTAAACCCAAATAG
- the LOC103479978 gene encoding WD repeat-containing protein 37 isoform X6, with protein sequence MPVESSSSSGSRQAKQKRKSHSLSIRRTNSTEQDRSGLQRELLEGQDSKLPLTLRTNLLDLFSQIEREFENLYLENIELRREIESLNDRLAADGQAVEGADLAKGALKTKASHSTSQLSQKLKTTYKASTSKPRSNSCHARVVGGSRNFNVTSWELWGGDSWIVSSFKATTSRAVCQLVKEYVSHRDGIWDLSATRAQPVVLGTASADHTAMLWSIETGKCLLKYLGHQGSVNSIKFHPSEQIALTASGDQTAHIWRYMVQLPTPQPVADTTTPCEDDVDSSDKDDVDGDAEGPNDCPSVRVPTTTLRSHQGVVIAADWLVGGKQVVTASWDRAANLYDVETSELVHSLTGHDQELTHCCTHPNQRLVVTSSRDTTFRLWDFRDPSIHSVNVFQGHTDTVTSAVFTVGDNVVSGSDDRTVKVWDLKNMRSPIATIRTDSAVNRISVSVNQKIIALPHDNRQVRLFDMSGVRLARLPRSNRQGHRRMVCCSAWCEDNAACNLFTCGFDRQAIGWNINIPALLQEK encoded by the exons GACTCCAAGCTGCCTCTGACCCTGAGGACCAACCTGTTGGATCTGTTCAGTCAGATCGAGAGAGAGTTCGAAAACCTCTACCTGGAAAATATCGAAC TCCGCAGAGAAATCGAATCCCTGAACGATCGCTTGGCTGCAGACGGACAAGCAGTCGAAGGAGCAGATTTAGCAAAAGGAGCTCTGAAAACGAAAG CCAGCCACAGCACCAGCCAGCTGTctcagaaactgaaaacaacctACAAGGCGTCCACAAGCAAG CCGCGTTCAAATTCTTGCCACGCCAGAGTAGTAGGCGGATCCCGCAACTTCAACGTAACCAGTTGGGAGTTGTGGGGTGGAGACTCATGG ATTGTGTCCAGCTTCAAAGCGACCACGTCCAGAGCGGTTTGCCAGCTGGTGAAGGAGTATGTCAGCCACAGGGACGGCATCTGGGACCTCAGCGCCACGCGCGCCCAGCCTGTGGTGCTCGGTACCGCGTCTGCAG ACCACACTGCCATGCTGTGGAGCATTGAGACCGGAAAGTGCCTCCTGAAGTACCTGGGCCACCAGGGATCAG TTAACTCCATTAAGTTCCACCCCAGTGAACAGATTGCTCTGACTG CCTCTGGAGATCAGACGGCTCACATCTGGAGGTACATGGTGCAGCTTCCCACTCCTCAGCCCGTCGCTGACACCACT ACGCCCTGTGAAGACGACGTGGACTCCTCGGATAAAGACGACGTGGACGGCGATGCAGAGGGCCCGAACGACTGCCCTTCGGTCCGCGTGCCGACCACGACGCTGCGCAGCCATCAGGGCGTGGTGATCGCTGCCGATTGGCTGGTGGGGGGCAAACAGGTGGTGACGGCCTCCTGGGACCGAGCCGCCAACCTGTACGACGTGGAGACCTCGGAGTTGGTCCACTCGCTCACTG GTCATGATCAGGAGCTGACCCACTGCTGCACCCACCCCAACCAGCGCCTGGTGGTCACGTCCTCCAGAGACACCACCTTCCGGCTGTGGGACTTCAGAGACCCGTCCATCCACTCCGTCAACGTCTTCCAGGGACACACAGA CACGGTGACGTCCGCCGTCTTCACCGTGGGAGACAACGTGGTGTCGGGCAGCGACGATCGCACCGTCAAGGTGTGGGACCTGAAGAACATGCGGTCGCCCATAGCAACCATTCGCACCGACTCTGCCGTCAACAG GATCAGCGTGTCGGTGAACCAGAAGATCATCGCCCTTCCTCACGACAATCGGCAGGTCCGACTGTTCGACATGTCCGGAGTGCGACTGGCTCGGCTGCCGCGGAGCAACAGACAG GGTCACCGTCGGATGGTTTGCTGCTCCGCCTGGTGTGAGGACAACGCCGCCTGCAACCTGTTCACCTGCGGCTTCGACAGGCAGGCCATCGGCTGGAACATCAACATCCCGGCTCTGCTGCAGGAGAAATaa
- the LOC103479978 gene encoding WD repeat-containing protein 37 isoform X3: MPVESSSSSGSRQAKQKRKSHSLSIRRTNSTEQDRSGLQRELLEGQDSKLPLTLRTNLLDLFSQIEREFENLYLENIELRREIESLNDRLAADGQAVEGADLAKGALKTKASHSTSQLSQKLKTTYKASTSKPSQGVDTSSPRDLVIQILNLFSSLCPKRTRTPVCIIPIFNIVSSFKATTSRAVCQLVKEYVSHRDGIWDLSATRAQPVVLGTASADHTAMLWSIETGKCLLKYLGHQGSVNSIKFHPSEQIALTASGDQTAHIWRYMVQLPTPQPVADTTTPCEDDVDSSDKDDVDGDAEGPNDCPSVRVPTTTLRSHQGVVIAADWLVGGKQVVTASWDRAANLYDVETSELVHSLTGHDQELTHCCTHPNQRLVVTSSRDTTFRLWDFRDPSIHSVNVFQGHTDTVTSAVFTVGDNVVSGSDDRTVKVWDLKNMRSPIATIRTDSAVNRISVSVNQKIIALPHDNRQVRLFDMSGVRLARLPRSNRQGHRRMVCCSAWCEDNAACNLFTCGFDRQAIGWNINIPALLQEK; this comes from the exons GACTCCAAGCTGCCTCTGACCCTGAGGACCAACCTGTTGGATCTGTTCAGTCAGATCGAGAGAGAGTTCGAAAACCTCTACCTGGAAAATATCGAAC TCCGCAGAGAAATCGAATCCCTGAACGATCGCTTGGCTGCAGACGGACAAGCAGTCGAAGGAGCAGATTTAGCAAAAGGAGCTCTGAAAACGAAAG CCAGCCACAGCACCAGCCAGCTGTctcagaaactgaaaacaacctACAAGGCGTCCACAAGCAAG CCCAGCCAGGGGGTCGACACTTCCTCCCCACGAGACTTGGTCATTCAAAT TCTGAACTTATTTAGCAGTTTGTGTCCAAAACGCACCAGGACTCCTGTTTGCATCATTCCCATCTTTAAT ATTGTGTCCAGCTTCAAAGCGACCACGTCCAGAGCGGTTTGCCAGCTGGTGAAGGAGTATGTCAGCCACAGGGACGGCATCTGGGACCTCAGCGCCACGCGCGCCCAGCCTGTGGTGCTCGGTACCGCGTCTGCAG ACCACACTGCCATGCTGTGGAGCATTGAGACCGGAAAGTGCCTCCTGAAGTACCTGGGCCACCAGGGATCAG TTAACTCCATTAAGTTCCACCCCAGTGAACAGATTGCTCTGACTG CCTCTGGAGATCAGACGGCTCACATCTGGAGGTACATGGTGCAGCTTCCCACTCCTCAGCCCGTCGCTGACACCACT ACGCCCTGTGAAGACGACGTGGACTCCTCGGATAAAGACGACGTGGACGGCGATGCAGAGGGCCCGAACGACTGCCCTTCGGTCCGCGTGCCGACCACGACGCTGCGCAGCCATCAGGGCGTGGTGATCGCTGCCGATTGGCTGGTGGGGGGCAAACAGGTGGTGACGGCCTCCTGGGACCGAGCCGCCAACCTGTACGACGTGGAGACCTCGGAGTTGGTCCACTCGCTCACTG GTCATGATCAGGAGCTGACCCACTGCTGCACCCACCCCAACCAGCGCCTGGTGGTCACGTCCTCCAGAGACACCACCTTCCGGCTGTGGGACTTCAGAGACCCGTCCATCCACTCCGTCAACGTCTTCCAGGGACACACAGA CACGGTGACGTCCGCCGTCTTCACCGTGGGAGACAACGTGGTGTCGGGCAGCGACGATCGCACCGTCAAGGTGTGGGACCTGAAGAACATGCGGTCGCCCATAGCAACCATTCGCACCGACTCTGCCGTCAACAG GATCAGCGTGTCGGTGAACCAGAAGATCATCGCCCTTCCTCACGACAATCGGCAGGTCCGACTGTTCGACATGTCCGGAGTGCGACTGGCTCGGCTGCCGCGGAGCAACAGACAG GGTCACCGTCGGATGGTTTGCTGCTCCGCCTGGTGTGAGGACAACGCCGCCTGCAACCTGTTCACCTGCGGCTTCGACAGGCAGGCCATCGGCTGGAACATCAACATCCCGGCTCTGCTGCAGGAGAAATaa